From one Solea solea chromosome 15, fSolSol10.1, whole genome shotgun sequence genomic stretch:
- the LOC131473505 gene encoding glycine N-acyltransferase-like protein 3 — protein MKILNKNELETAEGVLFKHLPQSYRVYGYLYNINRNKPTAQEVVVDSWPKFKVIICRPNPKIKDVLESRKRVACYSTEEQALRKMLMDDNVIDWSLDFMTAYDLSQAPILKEVASERDVKFRYMSVVRLVYLADSSHLLTPTVDNDLESRISSLDISHVDLVNKNWKLGGNEQSYNTVKHFISNYPSYCITDGQDQPVSWILLYEYCAMGLLYTVPEHRGKGYAKVLVSTMAKRLRAEGHPVFCFIEEDNIISYRLFKNLGFTEDPSYRAGWIQFNY, from the exons ATGAAGATCCTTAACAAAAACGAACTGGAGACTGCAGAAGGAGTTCTGTTCAAACATCTACCTCAGAGTTATAGG gtctacGGATACCTTTATAATATAAACAGGAACAAACCAACTGCACAGGAGGTAGTTGTTGATTCATGGCCAAAGTTTAAAGTCATCATTTGCCGACCTAATCCTAAG ATCAAAGATGTTCTGGAGTCCAGGAAAAGGGTGGCATGCTACAGCACTGAGGAGCAGGCTTTAAGAAAAATGCTGATGGACGATAATGTAATAGACTGGAGTTTGGATTTCATGACGG CATATGACTTGTCCCAAGCACCCATACTTAAAGAAGTGGCTTCTGAGAGAGATGTTAAGTTTAGATACATGTCTGTGGTTCGCCTCGTGTATTTGGCAGACAGCAGCCATCTTCTCACACCAACAGTTGATAA TGATCTTGAATCAAGGATTTCCTCCCTTGACATTTCCCATGTTGACTTGGTGAATAAAAACTGGAAGCTTGGAGGGAATGAGCAGAGTTACAACACCGTTAAACATTTCATTAGCAATTATCCGTCGTACTGCATCACTGACGGACAGGATCAGCCAGTTTCCTGGATTCTGTTGTACGAGTACTGTGCCATGGGCCTGTTGTACACTGTGCCAGAGCACAGAGGGAAAGGGTATGCCAAAGTTCTTGTCAGCACTATGGCAAAAAGACTCCGTGCTGAGGGACACCCGGTCTTCTGCTTCATCGAGGAAGACAACATCATTTCCTACAGGCTCTTTAAAAACCTTGGCTTCACTGAGGATCCCTCATACAGGGCAGGGtggattcaattcaattacTAG
- the LOC131474489 gene encoding glycine N-acyltransferase-like protein 3, with translation MKILNKSELEIAEGVLFKHLPQSYKVYGYLYNINRNKPTTQEVVVDSWPKFKVIICRPDLKTKGVLESRKRVACYSTEEQALRKMLMDDNVIDWSLDFMAGGFDLSQDPILKEVSSERDVKLRYMCVVHLVYLADSSHLLTPTVDSDLESRISSLDISHVDLVNKTWKFGGNEQSYNTVKHFISNYPSYCITDGQDQPVSWILLYEYCAMGLLYTVPEHRGKGYAKVLVSTMAKRLCAEGHPAFCFIEEENIISYRLFKNLGFTEDPSYRAGWIHFNY, from the exons ATGAAGATCCTTAACAAAAGCGAACTGGAGATTGCAGAAGGAGTTCTGTTCAAGCATCTACCTCAGAGTTATAAG gtcTACGGATACCTTTATAATATAAACAGGAACAAACCAACTACACAGGAGGTAGTTGTTGATTCATGGCCCAAGTTTAAGGTCATCATTTGCCGACCTGACCTTAAG ACCAAAGGTGTTCTGGAGTCCAGGAAAAGGGTGGCATGCTACAGCACTGAGGAGCAGGCTTTAAGAAAAATGCTGATGGACGATAATGTAATAGACTGGAGTTTGGATTTCATGGCAGGAG gATTTGACTTGTCCCAAGACCCCATACTTAAAGAAGTGTCTTCTGAGAGAGATGTTAAGTTGAGATACATGTGTGTGGTTCACCTCGTGTATTTGGCAGACAGCAGCCATCTTCTCACACCAACAGTTGATAG TGATCTTGAATCAAGGATTTCCTCCCTTGACATTTCCCATGTTGACTTGGTGAATAAAACATGGAAGTTTGGAGGGAATGAGCAGAGTTACAACACCGTTAAACATTTCATTAGCAATTATCCGTCGTACTGCATCACTGACGGACAGGATCAGCCGGTGTCCTGGATTCTGTTGTACGAGTACTGTGCCATGGGCCTGTTGTACACTGTGCCAGAGCACAGAGGGAAAGGGTATGCCAAAGTTCTGGTCAGCACTATGGCAAAAAGACTCTGTGCTGAGGGACACCCGGCCTTCTGCTTCATCGAGgaggagaacatcatttccTACAGGCTCTTTAAAAACCTTGGCTTTACTGAGGATCCCTCATACAGGGCAGGGTGGATTCATTTCAATTACTGA